In Streptosporangium album, the following are encoded in one genomic region:
- a CDS encoding integrase has product MSHSSLTERVAAVAAQKRSGPRLVAFFAALYFAGLRPEEAMDLRKANVILPALVRNEETGRWEEQPNAWGELRLRTAAPDVSKEWTDEGTQREERQLKHRAEGESRSVPCAPELVRFLRAHVAAFPPEKDGRLFTGVNGGDLPTITYRRAWDKARAVVLSEAEYASPLGKRIYDLRHTCLSTWLNAGVPPTQVATWAGHSVDVLLKIYAKCIVGQDETAKRRITDALGES; this is encoded by the coding sequence ATGTCTCACAGCAGTCTGACAGAGAGGGTGGCCGCCGTTGCCGCGCAGAAGCGGAGCGGCCCGAGGCTGGTGGCCTTCTTCGCGGCCCTGTACTTCGCCGGCCTGCGGCCCGAGGAGGCCATGGACCTCCGTAAGGCGAACGTGATCCTGCCCGCACTGGTCCGGAACGAGGAGACCGGTCGGTGGGAGGAACAGCCGAACGCCTGGGGAGAGCTGCGGTTGCGCACCGCGGCTCCAGACGTCAGTAAGGAGTGGACCGACGAGGGCACCCAGCGAGAGGAACGTCAGCTCAAGCACCGCGCCGAGGGCGAAAGCCGTTCCGTTCCCTGCGCTCCCGAGCTGGTTCGTTTCCTCCGCGCCCACGTGGCTGCCTTCCCACCCGAGAAGGATGGCCGGCTGTTCACCGGGGTCAACGGCGGCGACCTGCCGACCATCACCTACCGGCGCGCATGGGACAAGGCCCGAGCGGTGGTGTTGAGCGAAGCCGAGTACGCCTCTCCGCTCGGCAAGCGCATCTACGATCTGCGGCACACCTGCCTGTCCACCTGGCTCAACGCCGGAGTACCGCCCACCCAGGTCGCCACGTGGGCAGGGCACAGCGTGGACGTGCTGTTGAAGATCTACGCCAAATGCATCGTGGGCCAGGACGAGACGGCCAAGCGCCGGATCACCGACGCTCTCGGCGAGAGCTGA